From a region of the Erinaceus europaeus chromosome 14, mEriEur2.1, whole genome shotgun sequence genome:
- the CD7 gene encoding T-cell antigen CD7, whose product MSPWSPLFLLLLEVSWALHTPEICKSLAYLVTPKGSSVEITCSMEGLKGVYLKQRWPKDSNVIYYEQAQIYTVDTSFQGRITFSGSMSNLTITMRGLQPRDTGIFFCQYVMQMKEVPGPETFILVTDVQETWLTSVTFPIVLAVVCFFFGLGLGALCAMWRTQIKSLCWRKDKSSVCVVYEDMSYSHCNTLSTPNQYL is encoded by the exons ATGTCCCCATGGTCCCCTTTGTTcctcctgctcctggaggtctcCTGGGCCCTACACACCCCAG AGATATGCAAATCCCTTGCCTACTTGGTCACCCCCAAGGGGAGCTCTGTGGAAATCACCTGCTCCATGGAGGGCTTGAAGGGGGTCTACCTGAAGCAGAGGTGGCCGAAAGACAGCAATGTCATCTACTATGAGCAAGCTCAGATATACACTGTGGACACGAGCTTCCAGGGCCGCATCACCTTCTCAGGTTCCATGAGCAACCTGACCATCACCATGAGGGGCCTGCAGCCCAGGGACACGGGTATCTTCTTCTGCCAGTACGTCATGCAGATGAAGGAGGTGCCAGGCCCCGAGACCTTCATCCTGGTGACAG ATGTCCAAGAGACTTGGCTGACGAGTGTCACTTTCCCTATAGTCCTGGCCGTGGTCTGCTTCTTCTTCGGGCTGGGGCTAGGGGCCCTGTGTGCGATGTGGAGGACACAG ataaagaGTCTCTGCTGGAGGAAAGACAAGTCCTCAGTGTGTGTGGTCTACGAGGACATGTCCTACAGTCACTGCAACACTCTGTCCACCCCCAACCAGTACCTCTGA